The Pyxidicoccus trucidator DNA segment CGCGCCCACACCCTGCGCTGGCAGGTGGCCGCCCGGGGCGTGGGGCGGAACGTGCGCCTCAAGGTGCACCGCATCGGCCGGCCGATGAAGGTGACGGTGCGGCTGGAGGAGATGCCGGCCGAGGAGGCTCCGGCCCCTACCCTGGCCGCCAGCAGCCCGAGCCGCCAGCCCACCCGGGGGCAGTCGGTGTTGGAGGACCTGCTGTCGCCAGTCCCCCGCTCCAAGAGCTACCTGGCGCCCCCTCCCTCCCAGGAAGCGGACGACCTGGACCCGGGTTCAGAGGAAGGCGCACCCGGGCATTGACGGCGGGAAGGGGCCCCTTGGGCTCCCGGCATTCTCCGGCCTCCTTGCGTTCGGGTGATATGGGCGCTAGACAGTGCGCCTTTTTCGTACCCGGCGGCGGGTCCACCTCGGTGTGGCGCCGCGATTCCGCATCGTTGCAGGAGAGTTCCAGATGGCCGAGGCCCAGACGACGAAGCTCACCCATTGGCCGCGTACCGCCAAGGGCAATGGCAAGAAGGCGTGCACCGTGGAGGGCTGCAAGCGCCCCTACCGCGCCAAGAGCTTTTGCTTCTTCCACTTCAAGAAGTGGCGGCAGGGCGACCTGCCCCACTCCCGTTACCGCACCTGCTCCAAGGCCGACTGCCGCGTGAAGACGATGAAGGCGGGCCTGTGCGAGAAGCACTACGGTGAGACGTACAAGAAGGAGGCGGCGGCCTAAGGCCGTCGTCCCTCGCGGCGCCGGGGCATCCCCCTCTTCTTCAGGTGGAGGTGCCCCGCGCCACCGCGCGTCCCAGGTGCTTGAAGGCCGTGAGCCATAGCTCCGCCTCGCGCTGGGTGAGCCGCGCACGCATCAACGTCAACTCCAGCTCGTTCAGCACGTGCTCTGGCGCCTGCGGGTTGAGGAACTCCGCCTTGAGCATCACCTCGCGCATCCGCGTCGAGAGCGCGTTGAGCGTGCCCAGGCGCGCGCCTTCCTGGAGGGCCTCAGGCACCGGGGCCGCGGCCGACGTCTCCATTCCCTGCCGGTGGCAGAGGTAGAGCAGCACCGCCGCCGACTGCGCCAGGTTCATGGAGGGCTGCACGTCGGACGTGGGAATCACGAGCACGTCGGTGCAGCGCGCCAGCTCCTCGTCGGACATGCCCCGCTGCTCGCCGCCGAAGACGAGCGCCACCCGCCCGCGCTCGCTCTCCTCCGCCAGCTTGCGCACCGCCTCTTCCGGCGTCAGCGCCACCCGGCCCTTGAGCTGGGTGCGAGAGGTGGTGCCAACCGCGTACACGCAGTCCTTGAGGGCCTCGGGCAGATCGCGTGCCACGGCCATCCGGTCCAGCACGGCGTCACCCTTCACGGCCAGCCGCTCGGCGCCCCGGAAGGAGTAGGTGGCCGGGTCCGACAGAATCAGCCGTGAAAACCCGAAGTTGGCCATGACGCGCGCCACCGCTCCCATGTTGTCCGGTGAGCGCGTCTGGTGCAGGACAACGGTGAGATACTCCCCTGGACGCATGACTCCGAGTTTAGCTGGTTGATCCGGGAGGAGATCGGTATATTCCCGCTCGTATGCGTCGCTGGCTCCCTGGGCTGCTCCTCTCTCTCGTCACCGTCCTCACCGCTTGTGGCGAGGCCGGCAAGCCCGTGCTTGCCACGATGAGCGCGCGACAGGCCCTGACCAACCCGCCCGAGTTCCTCGAGTTCGAGTCTCCGGCGACGCGGCTGGAGCTGTTCCGCGAGGTGGCCCGGCAATCTGTCGTCGAGGCCGGCCAGGCCGCGCAGGCGCTGGTGCTGTTCCCCATGAGTCAGCAGGGGGAGCTGCTCGCGGCGCCGGGCTTCGACGCGAAGATGGACCTCTTCCAGTCGTGGGACGCGGGCGGCGGCATCCAGTTGGTGTTCGATGCGCGCGCCGGTGAGCGTTGGCCGGAGGACCGTCGCGAGGGCCTGCAGGGCCTGTCCGAGCGCGAGGCCGCGGAGCTGGTGGCTCGCACGCTGATTGCCCACTGGGGCATCCGTCCGGAGGGCACGGTGCAGGTGGACCGGGCCTCGGGCGCTCCCTACGCCGTCGCGTACGTGGACGGAATCCTGCGCATCAATCCGGCTTTCTTGTATCTGGCGGCGGCCTACGGTCCCGCTTCCCTGCCGGCCACGCTCCAGTAGAGTCGCGCGCCTCCCACGGAAGGCCCACCTTTCCCTCGCCACTTCCAGCGAGGAGGTGGACCGCGAGGCGCTTGTGGATACCTCCGCACTTCACGCTCAGCTTCCCCTCACGCTCAAGCAGACGGACCTGCCGTCGCTCGGCCAGCACTACCGCGGCAAGGTCCGCGAGACGTACCGGCAGGGTGACAAGCTCATCCTGGTGACGACGGACCGGCTCTCCGCGTTCGACCACATCCTCACCACCATTCCCTTCAAGGGCGAGGTGCTCAACCGGCTGTCCGCCTTCTGGTTCGAGCGCACGAAGCACATCTGCCCCAACCACGTGCTGGACGTGCCGGACGCGAACGTCACCGTGGCCCGCGCCTGTCAGCCCTTCGCGATTGAGGTGGTGGTCCGCGGCTACCTCACCGGCAGCCTGTGGCGCGACTACCAGAAGGGCACGCACACGGCCTACGGCCTGCCCTTCCCCGAAGGCCTGCGCAAGGACGAGGCCTTCCCCGAGCCCATCATCACCCCGTCCACCAAGGCGGAGTACGGCCAGCACGACGAGCCCATCTCCGAGAAGGAGTTGCTCGCGCGCGGGCTCGCCACGCCGAAGGACTGGGCGCGCGTCACCGAGGCCGCGAAGGGGCTCTTCCTGGAGGGCCAGAAGTGGGCACGCACGCGCGGCCTCATCCTCGTCGATACCAAGTACGAGTTCGGCAAGGTGGGCGACACGCTGTACGTCATCGACGAGATGCACACCCCGGACTCCAGCCGCTACTGGGTGGCGGACGAGTACGAGGCGCGCTTCGCCAAGGGCGAGGACCAGCGCATGCTGGACAAGGAGAACATCCGCCAGTGGCTCATCCGCGAGCGGAACTTCTCCGGCCAGGGCACCCCACCCGTCATCCCCGACAGCATCCGCGAGGACCTGGCCACCAAGTACCTGGCCGCCTACGAGCGGATTACCGGCGCGCCGCTGGCGCTGGAGCCCGGTGACGTGCACGCGCGCATCGAGCGCAACCTGCGCGCGAAGGGCTACCTGAAGTAACCCTCCGCGCGGCCGAGCCCTGCCGTCCGGGCCTACTCGCTCCGGCCGAACACGCGGCGGAACACGTCGTCCATGTGCCGCGTGTGGTAGCCCGGGGAGAAGCAGTCGGAAATCTCCTCGGGCGTCATCATCTTCGCCAGGTCCGCGTCCGCGAGCAGGGCCTTGCGGAAGTCGAGCCCCTCCTCGTACAGCTTCATCGCGTTGCGCTGGACGATGACGTACGCGGCCTGCCGGTCCATGCCCTTGCGCGCCAGCTCCAGCAGCAGCCGCTGCGAGTTCACCACGCCGCCGAGCAGGTCCAGGTTCTTCTTCATCTGCTCCGGGTAGACGCGCAGGTCCTCCATCAGCCGCGCGAAGCGGACGAGCATGAAGTCCATGAGGATGGTGGCGTCCGGGCCGATGACGCGCTCCACGGAGGAGTGGGAGATGTCCCGCTCGTGCCACAGCGCCACGTCCTCCATCGCGCTCACCGCGTAGCCACGCAGCAGGCGCGCCAGGCCGGTGAGGTTCTCGGACAGAATCGGGTTGCGCTTGTGCGGCATCGCGCTGGAGCCCTTCTGCCCCGCGGTGAAGGGCTCCTCCGCCTCGCGCACCTCCGTGCGCTGGAGGTGGCGAATCTCCACGGCGAACTTCTCGATGCTCGAGCCCAGCAGCGCCAGCGCGGTGAAGAACTCCGCGTGCCGGTCGCGCTGCACCACCTGGCTGGAGGCCGGCGCGGGCTTCAGGCCCAGCTTGCGGCACACGTGCTCCTCCACCGCCGGAGGCAGGTGCGCGAAGGTGCCCACCGCGCCGGAAATCTTGCCCACGGCGATGGTGTCGCGCGCGTGCTCCAGGCGCGTGCGGCCCCGGCGCAGCTCGTCGAACCAGATGGCCAGCTTGTGGCCGAAGGTAATCGGCTCGGCGTGGATGCCGTGGCTGCGGCCCATCTGGAGCGTGTGCTTGTGCTCGAAGGCGCGCTTCTCCACCGCGGCCGTCACCCGCTCCATGTCCTTCAGGATGAGGTCCAACGCGTCGCGCAGCGTGAGCGCCAGGGACGTGTCGAGCACGTCCGAGGACGTCATGCCCAGGTGCAGCCAGCGCGCGCTGGGCCCTATCCGCTCCTCCATGAAGGTGAGGAAGGCGATGACGTCATGCTTGGTGGTCCGCTCGATTTCCTCAATCTTCGCGGCATCGGCCGCGGTGAAGTCACCGGCGCGCTGGAGGCAGTCGGCCAGCGCCTCGCGGGGGGCGAGCCCTGCTTCCACCATTCCCTCCAGCGCGGCGAGCTCCACGTCGCGCCAGCGGCGGTAGCGGGCCTCGTCGGACCAGAGGGAGGACATCTCCTGTCGGCTGTATCGCGGAATCACGGGTAGACCTTCACGGCAAAGTCCGCCGCGCCGCGAACCGGAGCCACTCCGGCACGGCGTCGGTGGACGGACCTGACTTCCTGGCGGCGGTGACGCCCAGGGTCACCGCCCGCCCTTCCGGGTGCACCACCGCCAGTGCTCCCGGCCCACCCTTCTTGTCAATCAATGATGATGCCGCTGGCGCGCCGCGCGGCCCACGAAACGCGGGCCGTCGGGCTCGAAGCGAGCGCTGGTGAACGGATGGGGCCTCGGGCTCCGACCGCCGCAGGCGGGAGCGCGAGCGCCCGCCGGCTCACTGCCGGACGTCCGCGCAGCAGCGGAAGCCCACCGCCGGCAGGCGGTCCGAGGGGTTCCCATTCTTCCGGGCCGAGCAGCGCGACGCGTAGTCCGGCCGGTTGAACGCGCCGCCCTTCTGCGTGAAGTCCGCCGCGTCGAAGCGCGTGGACGTCCACTCCGCCACGTTGCCGGAGAGGTCCACCACACCGTAGCCGGACCGGCAGCGGGTGAACTGCCCGGAGGCCGCCAGCGTCCGGTCGTCTCCCGCCGCCGTCTCGGTGTTGCAGGCGTCGGCGTCGTACGGGTTGCCGTAGGGGAAGCGCGCGTTGCCCGGGCCCTTGCAGGCCTTCTCCCACTCTGGCTCCGAGCACAGCCGCTTCCCGGCGTCCTTGCACAGCGCGAGCGCCTCCTCCCAGGTCACCTCCACCTTCGGCGGCGCGTCAGCCTGGTTGGGGTACTCGTGCTCATCCACGCAGAACGAGGGCACCTGGACGCTGGTGAGCGGACGCTCATCGACCAGGGTCATGTCGTCGTCCGGTCCCGTCCCCATCTTGAAGGCGCCGCCGCTCACCAGCCGCATCCCCACGGGGCAGCCGCCCCCGGAGGCGGCCACCGCGGGCGCTCCGTCATTGGACGGAGCAGTCCCGGGGACCAGGGGCGACACCTTCGCCTGAGGGTGGCGCAGGCGCATCAG contains these protein-coding regions:
- a CDS encoding vegetative protein yields the protein MAEAQTTKLTHWPRTAKGNGKKACTVEGCKRPYRAKSFCFFHFKKWRQGDLPHSRYRTCSKADCRVKTMKAGLCEKHYGETYKKEAAA
- a CDS encoding RNA methyltransferase gives rise to the protein MRPGEYLTVVLHQTRSPDNMGAVARVMANFGFSRLILSDPATYSFRGAERLAVKGDAVLDRMAVARDLPEALKDCVYAVGTTSRTQLKGRVALTPEEAVRKLAEESERGRVALVFGGEQRGMSDEELARCTDVLVIPTSDVQPSMNLAQSAAVLLYLCHRQGMETSAAAPVPEALQEGARLGTLNALSTRMREVMLKAEFLNPQAPEHVLNELELTLMRARLTQREAELWLTAFKHLGRAVARGTST
- a CDS encoding phosphoribosylaminoimidazolesuccinocarboxamide synthase, translated to MDTSALHAQLPLTLKQTDLPSLGQHYRGKVRETYRQGDKLILVTTDRLSAFDHILTTIPFKGEVLNRLSAFWFERTKHICPNHVLDVPDANVTVARACQPFAIEVVVRGYLTGSLWRDYQKGTHTAYGLPFPEGLRKDEAFPEPIITPSTKAEYGQHDEPISEKELLARGLATPKDWARVTEAAKGLFLEGQKWARTRGLILVDTKYEFGKVGDTLYVIDEMHTPDSSRYWVADEYEARFAKGEDQRMLDKENIRQWLIRERNFSGQGTPPVIPDSIREDLATKYLAAYERITGAPLALEPGDVHARIERNLRAKGYLK
- the purB gene encoding adenylosuccinate lyase encodes the protein MIPRYSRQEMSSLWSDEARYRRWRDVELAALEGMVEAGLAPREALADCLQRAGDFTAADAAKIEEIERTTKHDVIAFLTFMEERIGPSARWLHLGMTSSDVLDTSLALTLRDALDLILKDMERVTAAVEKRAFEHKHTLQMGRSHGIHAEPITFGHKLAIWFDELRRGRTRLEHARDTIAVGKISGAVGTFAHLPPAVEEHVCRKLGLKPAPASSQVVQRDRHAEFFTALALLGSSIEKFAVEIRHLQRTEVREAEEPFTAGQKGSSAMPHKRNPILSENLTGLARLLRGYAVSAMEDVALWHERDISHSSVERVIGPDATILMDFMLVRFARLMEDLRVYPEQMKKNLDLLGGVVNSQRLLLELARKGMDRQAAYVIVQRNAMKLYEEGLDFRKALLADADLAKMMTPEEISDCFSPGYHTRHMDDVFRRVFGRSE